In Chiloscyllium plagiosum isolate BGI_BamShark_2017 unplaced genomic scaffold, ASM401019v2 scaf_7473, whole genome shotgun sequence, the genomic stretch ttttcataaatattACTTAACAGACTGATGAATGAGCTGTCGTTGCCTGGTTAAGTTGGGCACTTTACTTTCAAAAACCCTCAGGGGGTTACCTAAAAACAGTGAAGATCCATGTGGTGGCAACACTGCAGGAAGTGGTAGCCATTGTATTCACATTATGATTGAACATTGGTACAAGTTATACCAGTGTCTACCCCATTTCTCCCCAGTGTCCTCTGCAGGTTTGTCCAAGTTCTTTATGTGGAGTTATTATGCAAGGAAACTTGGAAAAGAAAACCTAATGTCTTTGGTATTTAACTTTTCAAGAAAGCTTGGTCCTAAACCATCTTAACCAGAAGCTAAAAATCAGCTCTAATTTTTCTGAACATCTGTAATCAAGGGAGGTGACTATTTAGCTCATGGTGAAGATCAGTTCTCCTTGAAGTTGGGAATCCTTTTGGAAGTTGGGAAGGGAAACCTGCAACAGCTTCACTGGGCAACAACacgttttaaaaaatcatgttgGCAAAGAAGGAATTTTTCATGGACAGTCCTTGACTGCTTCCTAAAGTCCAGCCATGTGAAGACAAACATCATTTATGAATAGCATGCAATATTTTGACAGATTCAGTGCATTTGCCTTGGTCACCAACCCTAACGAATGAGACCTACACCACTCGGAACGAAGAGCAAAGTTGCCCTATGGAAGAAATATATGAAGATTACAACTTGACGACTAACACTTACGAATACTATGATGATGATGAATACCCAGACAATGAGGACGACCAGAAGGTTGAGGAGCACCGAAGTAAGCTATTGAGCTATGTGCTTGGTCCGCTGTCTGGTCAAAGCTTGTATTTATTTCCTGCCCAGATTAGTCTTGTTGCCTAAACTGTACCTGCTGAAGTGCCCCAGACAagaaagaaattcctctccacatTGTGTCTAGTAAAGTTAACAATGTTGTTGGTGCTGCTGATACTTCTAGGCACTCCGAGCAGGAGCGCTGCTATCATGCTATGTCACGCTCATCTACCTTGTGCTATCCGCACATATTCTCCATAGCTTGTCTGTAAACTCTCTAACATCAGTAATCGAGCTAAACCGAGATCAACCCCTCATTCAGCTGCTCTCTAGAAGAAATTTCTGTAGCTTCACAGCTCTGATAATATGATATGGCTGAAGTACTGACACAGTTTCTggatttgctttttattttaagtCTCATTTTTGCTCTTGCCATTTCAAATGCCTTTTCATTTGTCTGATGCTGTGAAAGATCACATACAGATGATAAGTTTTAGTATCCATCTTTCAAAGGCCTGTTTTCTTCCATGGATCTTTATTTGTTGAACAGGCACCTGAGGTCCACAAGAAAATGGTTACAATGTATCTGATGAGTTTTGTCCTTGGTACAATGTTCTTGCAGTTAACGCATCCTTCATCTTCATGAAATTAACCTGGCTACTTCTATCCTCCTGAATTATTTTTGTTATCATTTGTCCTAAATATATAAACATATCCATTAGTATAGGTTTCCAATTTTCACTCTAGCATTTTCTAATGTATTTTTTCTAActatcttttttttctgttttttctaTACTCCATTCATACTGTGAACTTCTCAATATTACTTGATCTCCAATGTTTCTAATTCTGCATGTAGCACTGTCGTTCATGCCCCTGTTTTATCGCCTTGATGTATGTCCAGTTCTTTGATGTGTACAGATTGAGTAATTTTGATGACCGTACACAGACTGTACTTTACTCTTCACTCGAAGCATCTCTAATTGTCCTCCTTTGAGCTTGACGCTTGCCTTATGGTCCCATAAGGATAATCTCAGCAACAAAATTCCTTTGTTGTTACCATTACATTTCAGAAAATCTATCTATTTGTTTATTAACTTAACACAATTAAAGGCTTTTTTCATAGTGAAGCATgtagaaatgtttttgtttgcttCGAGATACTTTTTTGAAGCTTGTTTTTTGATTAAATATTCCTTTTCTTGTTTCGAGGTCCAAGTCTAAATCCAGGCATTTCCTTTAATTTCTGCTTCCAGTGTGGTGGTTTTTTTTTATGATCCAGAGATCCCTTTAATGAGATGACTCATTAAGCTTAGTTCTAAAATGATTGCACTTTGTATTCTTAGTAATTTAGTTGATCATATATTTCTGTTTATCACTTTGAATTGCATTTCTCCAAAGGCCTTCAGGTGTTCTGCTGTCCTTCCATCTGTGTCTGGAGCTTTCTCTGTATTCATCAGTTTTgaaacattcttcacctctgataCCTTAATGTTTCACCCATCATTTGTCTATATCTTGAGGATTCCTTCGAGTTGGATCATTATACTTCAATGTTCTGTCCATCTTTTTGCTACAACACCTCGTTCACGAAATATTTTATCATCTTTGCCTTTCATGCCCCCACTATCTTTTGTTTCATTGTCTTCCTATCTGTCAAAGTTTTCACCTTCTGGTGCATAAGTCTtaatttgatttgaatttccTTCCGGCTCCAATATGTCATCACTTATTCGTTACACATTTTTTCTTTAGTCCAGCTACATTTATTCTTTGCTTGCATTTTTATTATGCctggtgtttcttttcttttcttctttctatcGTTGCTCATTCTTTACAACATTAAAAACTAGGAGTGGGTAATTAAGCCCCTGcttgagcctgctctatcattgaATAAGGTGCCAGTTGTAGCTTCAAATCTgcattcccatctaccccagaTTACACTTCAACCATTTGCTTAACAATAATTcttctacctctgccttaaaatattcacgGAATCTGCTTCCTTTTtcaggaagagtgttccaaagatcTCGATACTTTGACAGGGGGAGAAAATTCACCTTTCTCTATTTTCAATGGGCAATccatgatttttaaacagtgatccccCAGTTCAAGATCCCCCCgtaagggaaaacaacctctcgaTATTTACCAcgtacttttagaatactgtgtacaattctggcctccctgctataaagaaagatgttgttaaatttgagaaggTGCAGTAAAGATTAACAAGCATACTACTGGCACTGGAGAGtttcagctgtagggagaggctgaatagtctggggctgttttcactggagcatcagaggctgagggctgacctttatagaggtctataaaatcatgagggatagggtgaatagccaaggttttagTTTTGTTGCAGAGTgtgggagtccaaagctagagggcataagtttaaggtgacaggggaaagttttaaaaagcacCTGTGGGGTAATATTTTCACACtgaggatggtgtgtgtttggaatgagctgctggaggaagtggtggaaatgggtacaattacaacatttaaagggcatctggatgagtatatgaatagttTAGAAGGggatgggccagatgctggcaaatgggacctagGACAGATAgtgatgtctggttggcatggagggattggactgaagggtctgtttctgtgcagtacgaCTCTGCGACTACATCTAGACCTCTCAGGATGTTGTATATTTTAGTCAAGTCAAACCTTACTCTTCCAAACCCCAGTAGACATAAGACTAGCCTATCCAACTTTCTTCATAAGTTCAACCTGTCTATTTCAGTATTACCTTCTCTAGACTGCTTCCAGTGtatttaaatctttctttaaataaggtgactaatattgtgcacagtactccagcatTTCATTTCTGGCTATCTTCCAATCTTATTTTCTCTTGTGTTTTGTCTGATGTTGTTCCAGTTTGTTTGTTCTTTTCTGGAACTAAAAAAACTTTGAAGGCAAGCTATCCTGGAATATGGTGGCGGGGAGGCAGGGGCAAACTGATGCATTGCTGTGCATATTCTGGATAAGGATcagaaaattaataaaatgtatGCCTTGCGTCCTTCTAGCTAATCTTGATATGGCAGGTTCCTATAATAAATTAGAATATTTAGTTTTCTTGTTACATAAGGCTGTTTATCCTCAAATATGTAAATTTCACAAAAACGTGCTTGTAATATATTTACTCTTTGGTTGTTCAgttgatgactttttttttctttttttgtctttttagtCCTTCCATTTATAATGACATTAGTAATTGTTCTCGGTATTGCCTTCTCGCTAATTGCAACACTGTTCATCTGTCATTTTGTTAAGAAGAAGCAAGTATTGCCCAAAGTTTTGGTAAGTTCGCAATTTTTTTCTGCTGGTGGAAAGGGCTATTTTATATGTGTTTAAGTGTAACGAGCTAAGATGACAGGAACAGAAAATTACACATTGTGAATTTGCTGattcagatttatttaaaaattgtgcTATGCTATTGTGTCAATGTTTAGATATATGTGTACTGTGTCTACTAAAATTATGCTAGGACGAACAACTTCAGAGCAAGCAAATTGCTGATGTATTGGGAAAGCAATTATATCACAGTCATTTCAGTATATGAAGAGATCAAGGTTAATAAACGTGTACAGAATTTTAACGTTGGCTGAATTTGATTAATGAGGAACTAAGCTTTAGAATGCAGCAAGATGGCAATGGATTAGACAAGTGTGAATCCAATCCACAGAGCATTTTTACTCAAACAAATAGAAGTACATTTGAATGGAGGAGATGCATTTGACATTTGTTACCCATCTCATTTAAATATAACTAAGATTATAATCTAATTTCTAGGTTCATCGCATTATGGGTGAAAGGGGTAAAGCATACATGGATGTAAACATGGAATCTGATGAAAGCAACTTAAGTGAGGTGAAAGGATTGGAGAAGGCGCCTATTGTTCGTGAAGTTGACCAATGTGATGAGACACAAGAGGAAATGACCAAATCTTCAGACATCTTTGATGTTGACCGAGTTAATACCGAAGTGAATGATGGTGAACCAGtaaatactgacttggatgatCCATATGCAGCTAAAATTGATATCAATGGCATAGACCAAAGATGTCCTAGTCAGGACAACATTGAAGTAGAAGACAGCATTCTGGAGAAAACATATGATTCGTGTAAGACTAATTCTGAGCCGGTGACACAAATCTGTGCAGATAATTGGGGTTATGACAAACCTCAAGTACTGTTTGCACTTTAAataattgcacagattcaccaaACTATCCTCCATTGTGATGGAATAAAGCACTGGTGTATTGCCACTTTATAATACTAAACATTTTTCTTGTGAACATGGTGGACATCAGTTTTCTTGCAAAGCAAATGTGAGATTGGTCCACAACAGTTGCAGTCTAATTGTTTAAAATTATCTATgacaaatattttaaacaatgCTATTCTGAGTCAGTGATGACCGAGACCTTGGGTTGGGGGTACAATTCAAAAATTGCTGAGGATACAAGACTTGGAAACATTCTTCAACCATGAAGAGAACAGTGTAAAATGTCAAAAGAACATTGCGAACTTGAAAGTGTGTGCAAATATTTCAATATTGAAAAATATGAGGCGAtgcatttggtaggaagaacatggagagataatataaaacaaagggtCAAATTCCTAAAGGAGGTGCAGGAGCAGAATTGCATGTATATTTGCAAAATTAATGGTGACAGTTCAGGGCAATAAATGTACCGTATCGTAAGGTTTGTTAATAGGTGCATATAATACAAGAGCAAACAGATAATTTTGaacttttgtttattcatttctgTGACTTGGGCATCGTTGACTGGTCAGCTTTGATagtccatccctacttgcccttcagaaggtgatagTGAACTGCCTCCTTTAATCGCTGATTCAACTGAGTGACTtgttaggctatttcagagggcagttgagagtcaaccacattgctgtggctctggtgtcacacgtaggccagaccaggtaaggatggcagatttccttccctaaatgacattagtgaaccagatgggtttttccgacaattgacaatggtttcatggtcatcaatcgactcttaattccagatttgtttttgtgTAAGATATTAATTTAGCCTAGAGTATTATATCTAGTTCTGAGTGCCAAATTTCTGGAGGAATATGAAGGCATTGGAGAGGAATACTTTCAGGGATGAGGGACCTCAGTTATGAATTCAAATTGAAGAGGTTGAGACTGTGTTCCCTGGaaggagaaggctgaggggagatccgACAACTGAGAGGACATCTGGTGATGGTGTTCAAAATCGAGGGGTCTAGGAAGTAGATGGGGATCGCCCCACTCAAAGGGATCAAGAACAAAAGGGGACGGTGTTAAAATAATTGGCTCAGGAACCAGAGGTGATATTGGGAAGAAGAGCTTTTTCACTCAGTTGAATGGTAAGGATCTAGAATGGCCTTTTCTGAGAGTACAATACAGATCGGTTCAATCaatgcattcaaaagggaattagaataTTATTAAAAAAACAAGCGCTTGCTTATTGGGAGAGGTCTGAAGAAGGCATTAAATGAAACTCTCATTCTGAGAGCTGCAGTAGACACTAGCAGAACACCTTCCTTtggcactgtaataattctggtATGCAACAATGATAACTGAAACAGTCAGAATGACATTTGTATATTAAAGACTGCTCATTCACAGAAGGCCAAAATAATTGAATGCTCGGTTATGTGATTGTGAAATACAATTTTACAAGGAATGTTTTTGAGTTAACAATGCTGTACAGTTAACAATGCTGCACTTGGCTTGGTGGTCATGATCTTACTTCAGAGTCAGAGTTTGTACTCGACTCTCCTTTAAAAATCTAAACTGAATATAGTACTGAAGGATCATTGTACTATTAGAGGCAGGTTTTAGATGAGCCATTGGAATGTAAGTTTGTCTTGGAATATTAGCAAACAATGGATGATAGCCAATTAGCAACCTGTTCTGGtcagtttaataaaataaaatttcaaaatgcaATGACTCATTAGTTCCCAGGAAAGCTTGACATTCCATTAAATTAGGCCTTCTCTGGCTTGTTAGCAAGACATTAAAAGACCTTTCTCAAGGAAGAGAGTCAATGTTCtcctaaacaaaacaaataaagtaTTGCAAAGGCTGGAAACTTAAAATTTAAAGAAACGCAGAACATGCTGGAAATAAACAGCAGCTGTGACTGTACCTGTGAGGGGGAAAAATATTTAACATTCCAGGATCACTGACCTTTTGTGAACAGCAGGTCCTTATTTGTTTACCCTAGAGTAATTCCATTCATCGGCATTCTCTTCCAAATTTAACAGCTGTTTCCTGAGGCTCAAACCCCATAACTGAACACTGTACTCTGTATCGCATCTAATCAAAGCACTGCATAACATTTTAACATAACATAATTTTTTAACTTCTGAACTGCAATCCCCTTGAGAAGAGGCAAGATGTGATAAGTTATTTCTGTGTTAATAGTGGGTCTGAATAATGGCATTTCATTTTTAAGCATTATATCAGGGACACAGATTTCAAAGAATATTTTGCACAGATTTATTATACAATTGAAATGTTATAAAAAGGATGCTACATTTTATTCAGGCATAATATTAAGTCTCAAATCAGAATTCCTGTTTTACATTTTGGAGATCCCTCAATCTCAGTACCCAAATGAAGAATTTTTAAACATACATGATAAGAGCCCTGATGCACTGCATGATTGTTTATGGCCAAGACCAGGGTTAGGCATtcggcctctcaagcctgctctgccatttgatacagTTATGGccgatctcatctcggcctcaacacTACATTCCTGCCCATTCTCAATAACCCTTCAAACTTTTAAGAATTAATGTACTGTAAAAGTTTACTCAATGCTTCAGGATCCACTACACATTATGGTAATGAATTCCTCAGATTCTCCCACTCAGTTTTAGGGtgaggggtagcagatttaaaccaATGACCTCTTGTCCTAAATTTCTACACCTACTTTGTTAGTCCTCTTTCACGTTTTGAGATCTCTATTAGaactcttctcattcttctaaactccagagaatatcgGCCTAAATTGCTCAGTCATTCTTTATTAGACAAACTCtgatctctggaatcaatctagtgaaactCTTCTGAAATACCTCCAAaacaactacatccctcctcaagtaggAGGATCAAAATTGTGCACAGttctccaggtgcggtctcactaatgccttgtagtTGTATAGTTGTAGCAACACATCCTTTTATAGTGTATTCCTTTAGCATTAAATGCCAGAATTCTATTTACCTTTATTTATTATCTGATTGTACACTTCCATTCTGAAATATGACCACTTTCCCAAACATGCTAATCACATAGTCACCTGTCTCACAGATATGCAACACTGACTCAAGGCACCACTCAAGTTCTTTAACCCACAGTTCAAGCTTCTGCAGCTGATGTCACTTCCTGCACGTGTTTGTCTGGGATAATGTATGTGTGTTCACGAACAACACAGACAGCAGGATGCACATTCCACATGACTGTGCTGACCTGCCATCCCATAacttcaaaaatgaaaataagtACAGGCAGTCCCTAGGTTGTGAATGGGTTTTATTCTGGAGTCGGTTCACAAGTTGATTTGTATGCAAGTTGGTGTACAATGCAGGACAATGAAAAGGAACTGttcagatctttaaaatgagATTATGTTTATTAGTGCAGGCTTTGATAAGTCCGATATTGATAAATTAGGCATCCCATGTCTTGCCAATAGGTTTGTTCTGCTGTACCAAAGTAAATCCCAATTACAGGAGTTAAGTCCTAGTGGAGATGGTCCTTTGTGCTGCTTTCCATCTCTCAGACTGCACCCCACTATGTGTTGTGGACTGCCTGTCTCAGGAATTGTCAAATCACCCGCTTGTCTTAAATATAGGGAAACATCTTGCGCATAAAGCAAAGTGCATTGAAAGCAAATAATGACAATATTATGAGAGAAAAACACACTTGTTCAGTCTGAAATTTGTGTTGAACTGTTGAAATTAATGCAAATAATGACTGTACAATTAGTTAAATGGTCATGCAATCTATGCTACAGCAAGTTGAAAGAGGCTGCATTTCGCTTTAAAATAGCGTTGATTTAAAATGGACACATCATAGCATTCCTTggcaaaaaaaacccagcatACCTGCTAACTTATGGAACCTGTACAGGAAATGTGCTAGCTTGTGATGTTTTGAAATCAAATTTTGATTTAAATAGATATTTCTTTAGTGTTATTTGTGATCTGTGCCATGATATATTGCAACTTTTACTATACTGAACTGAAAAAGATGAGCTGCTCTATCCATCCTATCCACACACTCCTGAAACCACATAGCATTGTCCCAGTACTGTATCAAAAACTTATTagcaattttaatttaatttgttcaCTTGTATTAATACTGAACATTGACCTCAATTGTGAATTGAATATTTTTCCAACCAATATTTTCACTAAAATCTGTGTTACAGTTCCAAACTTTGTTTAATCCTGTTATTTCTACTTTCATGGTTCCATTTTGTTGTatgacattaccaccatgctaaataggatacattttgaacagatctagcaactcaagatttaGGGTCTATGAGGCATTGTGGGCCTTCAGCAAACAGGAGAATTATGTTCAAGTATAATGtccaacctcatggcccagcataccAGCCAAGTTATGGGGCGAAGGAGCAACACCTAAAATTTAGTTGCTCCATCTGGTGAAGCTTCAAAGCAGACTACCTGCGTACcaaacataagcagcaagtgttaGACagttaagcaattccacaatgACTCATTAGATCCAAGCCTGGCGGTCTTTCCATATCCAATcacaaatggtggtggacaattaatccATTGGAAAAGGAGCTGGCTCCAAAAACGGCTTCAGTGATGGGAGACACTAGCATATCCGTGCaagagataaggctgaagcatttacaagcatcttcagccagaagggccAAGTGGACATTCCATTTCAACCCTCTCTGGTGGTCCCCTCATATGAAATGGAGGCACTGGATATATCATTACAGAAATAGTACTGATGACATGCGCTCTAGAACAAGCCATGCCCCAGCAAAACACCTTGACAGGTACGTAAAtaggcagggaatggagggatgtggTCCATatggtttttagtttagaaaggtgtgCCAGTGCAGGCTTGCtgtgtcaaagggcctgttcatgtgctgtattgttctttgttttcttgttctttgtaaagctattccagtacagatAGGTTGTCCCATGTATGTCCTGTacaaaaaaaagcagaacaaatcgaacccagccaattaccatcccgTCAGTCTAttctcaagcagcacctgctcagcaataatctgctcagtgacatttagtttagtttagggccactcagttcctgacctcatcacagccttggctAAAATAGAAcataatacagcacagtacaggcccttcggccctcaatgttgtgccagccttttattcTACTTTAAGATCAGGCTAACCTACGTAACCCTTCATTGtgctaacttccatgtgcctatccaagagttgcttaaatgtccctaatgtttctaACTCTATTACcattgctgacagtgcattccatgcacccaccactcgctgtgtaaagaacctacccctgacatctcacctaaaccttcctccaatcatttaaaattatgacccacatgatagacatttccgtcCTGGGacaaagtctctggttatccactttaTCAATGCCTCTCAACATTTGTacatccttcttcactctaatgagaaaagcccttgcgccttcataagacatgccctccagtccaggcagcattctggtaaatctcctctgcaccctctctaaagcttccacatcttccctACAATGAGGTGAcccaactgaacacaatattccaagtgtggtccaaccagggcactatagagctgcagcataaactcgcagctcttaaactcaatccccttgctaagtcaaaatcctgaaatccctccctaacagcactgagaGAACATCCTTACAGCCTAACTGCTGTGACTCAAACCATATATGGATAAAAGTGCAGAATTCCAGAAGAACGAatgactacccttgacatcaagagccacatttgaccaagtgtggatTCAAGGAGCACCAGCAAAATTGAAGTTCATCAGAATCAGAGAaaactccactggttggagtcatacctgacacataggaagatggttgtgattgttggaggtcagtcatctcagctccagtgtatctcagcaggagttcctcagggtagtgtcctcagcccaattATCTTCAACTACTCTCCAAAATCTATAAGGCACAGAGAAGGAaggtgatggaataatccccacttgatgattgcagcttcaacaacattcaagatacttgacactatccaggacaaagctgcccaaTGGATCGCCAGTCCCTGCACAGAAGTTCACTCCCTCTGCCACCGATGCTtcgtggcagcagtgtgtactatctagaagatactgtgcagaaaatcaccaagggTCCttaagacagcatcttccaaatccatttcAAGTCCACAACTATCTATAAGTATAAAGGCAGCAGTGACATGAGATCACCAAAACCTGTAAGTTGCTTTCCAAGCCACTCAGTGTCCTGACTGAAATATATTCCTTCAGAatcatttggtcaaaatcctggagctcccttcttGACAGTGCTGTGGATGTGCTTACAccaaatggacagcagcagttcaaggcagaaGCTTTGCACCATAGTTTTGATGGCAAAGCAGGGAATAGAAATAAATGGTGCTGCTGGTCAGGGAAGCCACATCCCaagaattaattaaagaaaagctCTTTCTTTCTTAAGGAGTCAGCCAATGCTGTGGTAGTAATCTCACCCCTGAATCAGAGCATCGTGGGGACAAACCTCAATCTAAAACTTGAGCATACATTTGAGGTTAACAGTCCTACACAGCACTGTAGGAGTGCAACACGGTGTCAACGTGCTAATTGCATGGTAAAACATTAAACTGAAACCCGAGTCTGTCTGGTCAAATGAATCTTAAAAACCTCAGCACCATTTCAAAAATGAACTGCAAGATTTTGTACTTTTTTATGGCCCTAAAAACATCATAAAACATCCTAAGGTGCTTCCTTAGCGCTTTGTGGAGCAAAGTTTGGCACCACATCAGAAAATACTAGGCAGATGGCCAAAAAAGTAATTGAGAAGGAAGAAGGATTATGCGTACAGATTTAGAAGTGAGTGCTAGAG encodes the following:
- the LOC122548156 gene encoding uncharacterized protein LOC122548156, which gives rise to MEEIYEDYNLTTNTYEYYDDDEYPDNEDDQKVEEHRILPFIMTLVIVLGIAFSLIATLFICHFVKKKQVLPKVLVHRIMGERGKAYMDVNMESDESNLSEVKGLEKAPIVREVDQCDETQEEMTKSSDIFDVDRVNTEVNDGEPVNTDLDDPYAAKIDINGIDQRCPSQDNIEVEDSILEKTYDSCKTNSEPVTQICADNWGYDKPQVLFAL